The following proteins are co-located in the Pseudarthrobacter siccitolerans genome:
- a CDS encoding phosphoribosylaminoimidazolesuccinocarboxamide synthase, with protein sequence MSETPAARGLNTATLDLPGWKHVYSGKVRDLYEPADDSIVERVGQECVLVVASDRISAFDHVLASEIPDKGRILTQLSLWWFDQLDVEHHVLGSTVADGVPAAVEGRAMICKKLDMFPVECIARGYLTGSGLQEYRVSGTVCSIPLPEGLVDGSRLEHAIFTPSAKAAVGEHDENITYDAVVAMVGDDIAGRLSELTLQIYTTAEAIARERGIILADTKVEFGYDAVSGSITLGDEVLTPDSSRFWDAGTYQPGQAQPSYDKQYVRDWLTSAESGWDRASDTPPPVLPADVVDRTRSRYVEAYEKLTGKSFA encoded by the coding sequence ATGAGCGAAACTCCCGCAGCACGAGGCCTCAACACCGCCACCCTGGACCTGCCGGGCTGGAAGCACGTCTACTCCGGCAAGGTGCGCGACCTTTACGAGCCCGCCGACGATTCCATCGTCGAACGCGTGGGCCAGGAGTGCGTGCTGGTGGTGGCAAGCGACCGCATCAGCGCCTTCGATCACGTCCTGGCCAGCGAGATTCCAGACAAGGGGCGCATCCTCACCCAGCTGAGCCTGTGGTGGTTCGACCAGCTGGACGTGGAGCACCACGTGCTGGGCTCCACCGTGGCGGACGGGGTGCCTGCGGCCGTGGAAGGCCGGGCCATGATCTGCAAGAAGCTGGACATGTTTCCGGTGGAGTGCATCGCCCGCGGGTACCTCACCGGCTCCGGCCTGCAGGAATACCGGGTGTCCGGAACAGTGTGCAGCATCCCGCTGCCGGAGGGCCTGGTGGACGGGTCGCGGCTGGAGCACGCCATCTTCACACCGTCGGCCAAGGCCGCAGTGGGCGAGCATGATGAGAACATCACCTATGACGCCGTGGTGGCCATGGTGGGTGACGACATTGCCGGCCGGTTGAGCGAACTCACTTTGCAGATCTACACCACCGCGGAGGCAATCGCCCGGGAGCGCGGGATCATCCTCGCCGATACCAAGGTGGAGTTCGGCTACGACGCCGTCTCGGGTTCAATCACCCTTGGTGATGAGGTTCTGACTCCGGACTCTTCACGGTTCTGGGACGCCGGCACCTACCAGCCGGGACAGGCACAGCCGTCCTATGACAAGCAGTACGTCCGGGACTGGCTTACATCGGCCGAATCGGGCTGGGACAGGGCTTCCGACACGCCTCCGCCGGTGCTGCCTGCCGACGTTGTGGACCGGACCCGCAGCCGCTACGTTGAGGCGTACGAGAAACTGACCGGGAAAAGCTTCGCCTGA
- the purD gene encoding phosphoribosylamine--glycine ligase, producing MKVLVIGPGGREHAIVRSLLADPNVSEVHAAPGNAGISKLVPTHPVNANDPDAVAALAARLAVDLVVVGPEAPLAAGVSDAVRDAGIPVFGPSKAAAQLEASKAFAKEIMAEAGVPTAMALVATNADEAASALDTFGAPYVVKDDGLAAGKGVVVSKNRDEALAHAQSCFDAGGSVVIEEFLDGPEVSLFVLCDGQNTVPLSPAQDFKRIFDNDEGPNTGGMGAYTPLEWAPEGLVQEVIDRVAQPTVNEMARRGTPFVGVLFVGLALTSRGTRVIEFNVRFGDPETQAVLARLQTPLGALLLAAAKGELDQAEELRWSKETAVAVVVASENYPDTPRTGDRIRGLKKVEELEGVHVIHAGTSVDEDGKVISAGGRVLAVVALGSDLVEAREKAYDGVELVQLEGSQFRTDIGRKAARGEIRVSSGATGSLPITKAKA from the coding sequence GTGAAGGTACTCGTCATCGGCCCCGGAGGCCGCGAACACGCCATTGTCCGCTCCCTGCTCGCCGACCCCAACGTCTCCGAGGTCCACGCAGCACCCGGCAATGCTGGGATCAGCAAGCTGGTCCCCACCCACCCGGTCAATGCCAATGATCCCGACGCCGTAGCCGCCCTGGCCGCCAGGCTCGCCGTAGACCTGGTGGTAGTGGGTCCGGAGGCGCCGCTCGCAGCAGGTGTTTCCGACGCCGTCCGCGACGCCGGGATTCCGGTGTTCGGTCCCAGCAAGGCTGCCGCCCAGCTCGAGGCTTCCAAGGCATTCGCCAAGGAGATCATGGCCGAAGCCGGTGTCCCCACGGCCATGGCCCTGGTGGCTACCAACGCCGACGAGGCCGCATCAGCCCTGGACACCTTCGGTGCGCCGTATGTGGTCAAGGACGACGGGCTGGCGGCCGGCAAGGGCGTCGTGGTCAGCAAGAACCGAGATGAAGCCCTGGCCCACGCACAGTCCTGCTTTGATGCCGGCGGCTCCGTGGTGATCGAGGAGTTCCTCGACGGCCCCGAGGTTTCCCTCTTTGTCCTCTGCGACGGGCAGAACACCGTTCCGCTGTCACCGGCCCAGGACTTCAAGCGGATCTTCGACAACGACGAAGGACCCAACACCGGCGGCATGGGCGCCTACACCCCCCTCGAGTGGGCCCCCGAAGGCCTGGTCCAGGAAGTCATCGACCGTGTGGCCCAGCCCACCGTCAACGAGATGGCCCGCCGCGGCACCCCCTTTGTGGGCGTGCTGTTCGTGGGGCTGGCCCTCACCTCGCGCGGCACCCGGGTGATCGAATTCAACGTCCGCTTCGGCGACCCCGAAACCCAGGCCGTGCTGGCCCGGCTCCAGACCCCCCTCGGTGCCCTGCTGCTGGCAGCTGCCAAGGGCGAACTGGACCAGGCGGAAGAGCTGCGCTGGTCGAAGGAAACGGCTGTCGCCGTCGTCGTCGCTTCTGAAAACTACCCCGACACTCCCCGCACCGGTGACCGCATCCGCGGGCTGAAGAAGGTGGAGGAACTCGAAGGCGTGCACGTGATCCACGCCGGGACCTCCGTGGACGAGGACGGCAAGGTGATCTCCGCGGGCGGGCGCGTCCTGGCCGTGGTTGCGCTGGGCAGCGACCTGGTGGAGGCGCGCGAAAAGGCGTACGACGGCGTGGAACTGGTTCAGCTTGAAGGCTCGCAGTTCCGTACGGACATCGGCCGCAAGGCCGCCCGCGGCGAGATCAGGGTATCGTCCGGCGCTACCGGATCCCTGCCGATCACGAAGGCGAAGGCATAG